Proteins from a genomic interval of Dunckerocampus dactyliophorus isolate RoL2022-P2 chromosome 5, RoL_Ddac_1.1, whole genome shotgun sequence:
- the LOC129181422 gene encoding DNA translocase FtsK 1-like: MSHSWPGNALVSSQWNCKRWPGTGLLVFPTETAVRTTRTAWMDGIKSLLLLTSYQFTMGNKFIRKRESPVGSVGPDQKPAEDQKTTQIGASDVTPAQETMPAEKLDVVAEKEVAEVSCLPDEKCVSMLEAAPEPDPKPNPEACVVEATPEGENDLSSMSSSPSIELSTPDGTPQPYQNPTEVQVSEGPQDDAVAVVNSTLEPEKPEEEPEPAVAPADVVCAGDMKQREESISESLKKLSLNAGAEPDLTDDTSTDTSSNTIQVM, from the exons ATGTCCCACAGCTGGCCCGGGAACgctttggtgtcctcccagtggaactgcaagaggtggccggggaccggtcTTCTggtcttccctactgagactgctgtccgCACAACCCGgactgcatggatggatggaattaaaTCCCTGTTGTTGCTGACATCTTACCA ATTCACCATGGGAAACAAGTTCATCCGGAAGCGAGAGTCTCCAGTTGGCAGTGTTGGCCCAGACCAGAAGCCAGCCGAAGACCAAAAGACGACACAAATAGGAGCTTCTGATGTGACGCCAGCTCAGGAGACGATGCCGGCAGAGAAGCTCGATGTGGTGGCTGAGAAGGAAGTAGCGGAGGTGTCATGTCTGCCCGATGAAAAGTGCGTGTCCATGCTTGAAGCAGCCCCAGAACCGGATCCTAAACCCAATCCAGAGGCATGTGTTGTTGAGGCCACTCCAGAGGGAGAGAATGATCTATCATCAATGTCTTCATCCCCTTCCATTGAGCTGAGCACTCCTGATGGCACTCCCCAACCATACCAAAATCCCACAGAGGTCCAGGTGAGCGAGGGACCTCAAGACGATGCAGTGGCTGTTGTGAATTCTACTTTGGAACCGGAAAAGCCTGAAGAGGAGCCAGAGCCAGCTGTAGCGCCAGCCGATGTTGTGTGTGCTGGGGATATGAAGCAGCGAGAGGAAAGCATCAGTGAATCCCTGAAGAAGCTGTCTCTGAATGCAGGAGCCGAGCCAGACCTCACTGATGACACTTCCACAGACACAAGCAGCAACACCATTCAGGTGATGTGA